The following coding sequences are from one Pseudonocardia sp. EC080619-01 window:
- a CDS encoding ferritin-like domain-containing protein, translating to MFHGFTKKFLHDSIDRSAENGMDRRRFLRAAGLTGAGVAGLGVLGSGVASAGEGGLLDGILAGRGSEDESAVSDAAVLNFALNLEYLEAEFYLRAVTGEGLADSQVDGRGELGRVTGGYKVPFETKIGRQYAEEIAQDEKAHVDFLRTALGDAKVARPEIDLQDAFTAAATAAGVIGPGETFDPFKDETSFLLGAFIFEDVGVTAYKGAAPLVSNKTFLEAAAGILAVEAYHAGLVRTLLLQGGAADAVGKISDARDSLDGPSDLDQGIVDRNGSANIVPADENSIAFSRTPGQVLNIAYLNPDAVGSGGFFPAGVNGEVNTSDANG from the coding sequence GTGTTCCACGGTTTCACCAAGAAGTTCCTGCACGACTCGATCGATCGCAGCGCCGAGAACGGCATGGACCGCCGGCGCTTCCTCCGCGCAGCCGGCCTGACCGGCGCCGGAGTGGCCGGCCTGGGCGTCCTCGGCAGCGGCGTCGCCTCCGCCGGTGAAGGCGGGCTCCTCGACGGCATCCTCGCTGGCAGGGGCAGCGAGGACGAGTCCGCTGTGTCGGACGCCGCCGTGCTCAACTTCGCCCTCAACCTCGAGTACCTCGAGGCGGAGTTCTACCTGCGCGCGGTGACCGGCGAGGGACTCGCCGACTCCCAGGTCGACGGCCGGGGCGAGCTCGGCCGGGTCACCGGCGGGTACAAGGTCCCGTTCGAGACCAAGATCGGCCGCCAGTACGCCGAGGAGATCGCGCAGGACGAGAAGGCGCACGTCGACTTCCTGCGCACCGCGCTCGGCGATGCGAAGGTCGCCCGCCCGGAGATCGACCTCCAGGACGCCTTCACCGCGGCGGCGACGGCGGCGGGAGTGATCGGGCCGGGCGAGACGTTCGACCCGTTCAAGGACGAGACGAGCTTCCTGCTCGGCGCCTTCATCTTCGAGGACGTCGGCGTGACCGCCTACAAGGGCGCCGCGCCGCTGGTGTCGAACAAGACCTTCCTGGAGGCGGCGGCCGGCATCCTCGCCGTCGAGGCCTACCACGCCGGCCTGGTCCGCACCCTGCTCCTCCAGGGCGGCGCCGCCGACGCGGTCGGGAAGATCTCCGACGCCCGCGACTCGCTCGACGGGCCGTCCGATCTCGACCAGGGCATCGTGGACCGCAACGGCAGCGCCAACATCGTGCCGGCCGACGAGAACTCCATCGCCTTCTCCCGGACCCCGGGCCAGGTGCTCAACATCGCCTACCTCAACCCGGACGCGGTCGGCTCCGGCGGCTTCTTCCCGGCCGGTGTGAACGGCGAGGTCAATACCAGCGACGCCAACGGCTGA
- a CDS encoding response regulator transcription factor gives MTRLLVADDEHLIRDAIIGLLDLEDDFDIVGRAASGDEALATALALRPDIAMLDLQLPGPDGIEVARRLATQLPQCRCIIVTSHARPGYLKAALAAGVCGFLPKTTSSHTLAEVVRTVAGGGRYVDPELAAEAISAGDSPLTPRESDVLALARDGAPIDEIARRVSLSPGTVRNHLAAVITKLGTTNRHEAVQAAARRGWI, from the coding sequence ATGACGCGCCTGCTCGTCGCCGACGACGAACACCTCATCCGCGACGCCATCATCGGGCTCCTCGACCTCGAGGACGACTTCGACATCGTGGGCCGCGCGGCCTCCGGAGACGAGGCACTGGCCACCGCGCTGGCGCTCCGGCCCGACATCGCGATGCTCGACCTGCAGCTGCCCGGCCCCGACGGCATCGAGGTGGCACGCCGCCTCGCCACGCAGCTGCCGCAGTGCCGCTGCATCATCGTGACCTCGCACGCCCGGCCCGGATATCTGAAGGCCGCGCTGGCCGCCGGCGTGTGCGGGTTCCTGCCCAAGACCACGTCCTCGCACACACTCGCCGAGGTCGTACGCACGGTCGCCGGTGGGGGGCGCTACGTCGATCCGGAGCTGGCCGCCGAGGCGATCAGCGCCGGCGACTCCCCGCTGACCCCGCGCGAGTCCGACGTCCTCGCCCTGGCCCGCGACGGGGCACCCATCGACGAGATCGCCCGGAGGGTGTCGCTGTCACCGGGCACCGTCCGCAACCACCTCGCCGCGGTCATCACCAAACTCGGGACCACCAACCGGCACGAGGCCGTCCAGGCCGCCGCCCGCCGCGGCTGGATCTAG
- a CDS encoding phosphotransferase, producing the protein MTDFATADDLARRTSAAVDAAVGAGRGLGLAVDGATVLHDLFSVVVRLDPAPVVVRVPVVLPDPADLGAVARRQRSELGVTAWLDAQGVPVIPPSPLVPREPVQRGGFSMTFWQFVEEERGGEPDYVANAESVPALHAAMRDYPEPLSFLSAAEPWFVTEALDRLGSRPDLLPAADLERARREWAVLEPAVGSRAVFEERFPGTGLQPIHGDCPPANVFAGVEGMRYADFELVTLGPVEWDMAALGPALEEAYDRGAHRSGVRTLDRDVLAFVNAVGMLRALTTLALVPQLPVLAEYLAPAVDQWRATPFAGGSPS; encoded by the coding sequence GTGACCGACTTCGCGACCGCGGACGACCTCGCCCGCCGCACCTCCGCCGCCGTCGACGCCGCCGTCGGAGCGGGCCGCGGGCTGGGGCTCGCCGTCGACGGTGCGACGGTGCTGCACGACCTGTTCTCCGTCGTCGTCCGGCTGGATCCCGCACCGGTCGTCGTCCGTGTCCCCGTCGTGCTGCCGGACCCGGCGGACCTCGGGGCCGTGGCGCGCCGGCAGCGCTCGGAGCTGGGGGTGACGGCGTGGCTCGACGCGCAGGGTGTCCCGGTGATCCCGCCGAGCCCGCTCGTCCCGCGCGAACCGGTGCAGCGTGGTGGGTTCTCGATGACGTTCTGGCAGTTCGTCGAGGAGGAGCGCGGCGGCGAGCCGGACTACGTCGCGAACGCGGAGAGCGTCCCGGCCCTGCACGCCGCGATGCGCGACTACCCGGAGCCGCTGTCGTTCCTGTCCGCTGCCGAGCCGTGGTTCGTCACCGAGGCGCTCGACCGGCTCGGCAGCCGTCCCGATCTCCTGCCGGCCGCCGACCTGGAGCGGGCGCGCCGGGAGTGGGCCGTCCTGGAGCCGGCGGTCGGCTCGCGGGCGGTGTTCGAGGAGCGGTTCCCCGGGACCGGGCTGCAGCCGATCCACGGCGACTGCCCGCCCGCCAACGTGTTCGCCGGCGTCGAGGGGATGCGGTACGCCGACTTCGAGCTGGTGACCCTCGGTCCGGTCGAGTGGGACATGGCCGCACTCGGACCGGCCCTCGAGGAGGCCTACGACCGGGGCGCGCACCGCTCCGGCGTCCGCACGCTGGACCGCGACGTGCTGGCGTTCGTGAACGCCGTGGGCATGCTGCGGGCGCTCACGACGCTCGCGCTGGTACCGCAGCTGCCGGTGCTGGCCGAGTACCTCGCCCCCGCCGTCGACCAGTGGCGGGCGACGCCGTTCGCCGGCGGATCGCCGTCCTGA
- a CDS encoding ANTAR domain-containing protein: protein MEPASSHDVAVAAVALAGTDARDPSHALVELAGSAAPILGVTAGAALISDGAVHGVASAGSDRARAVVSVGFGQGPGGECARSGRPVLCDDLPRERPRWLAFVAKAAAAGVTGAWAVPIHHTPGTTLGALLLLGHRRTTPDLHTAELLAGAVASALTHAHELDSVDRERRQLRSALRSRIPIEQAKGALAAQAGVDVDTAFQLMRTHARRHGLSLTDVAAAVMSREIDPALLTADQ from the coding sequence ATGGAGCCTGCGAGCAGCCACGACGTCGCCGTGGCCGCGGTCGCCCTGGCCGGGACGGACGCGCGGGACCCTTCCCACGCGCTCGTCGAACTGGCCGGGTCCGCCGCCCCGATCCTCGGCGTCACGGCGGGTGCGGCGCTCATCTCGGACGGCGCGGTCCACGGTGTCGCCTCGGCCGGCTCGGATCGGGCACGTGCGGTGGTCTCAGTGGGGTTCGGCCAGGGCCCCGGAGGAGAGTGCGCCCGCAGCGGGCGACCGGTCCTGTGCGACGACCTGCCCCGCGAGCGGCCCCGGTGGCTTGCGTTCGTCGCGAAGGCGGCCGCGGCCGGCGTCACCGGCGCGTGGGCGGTCCCGATCCACCACACACCCGGCACCACGCTCGGAGCGCTGCTCCTGCTCGGACACCGTCGGACGACGCCGGACCTCCACACCGCAGAGCTTCTCGCCGGTGCGGTGGCATCCGCCCTCACCCACGCGCACGAACTCGACAGCGTCGACCGGGAACGGCGCCAGCTCCGCTCCGCCCTGCGGAGCAGGATCCCGATCGAGCAGGCCAAGGGCGCCCTCGCGGCGCAGGCCGGTGTCGACGTCGACACGGCCTTCCAGCTCATGCGCACCCACGCGCGGCGCCACGGGCTCTCGCTGACGGACGTCGCCGCGGCCGTCATGAGCCGCGAGATCGACCCGGCGCTGCTCACCGCCGATCAGTAG
- a CDS encoding sensor histidine kinase, producing MDDRPLPAAHKFETFVRWSTYSAVALPVATFLGSALVVRGPIAAEPLLQAGVLTVALVLAAGNVVVARWSIDTVTAARRRPARRELAVAVGWLTTLAVFVVVTPLAPLPGMQLTVVAGIASAAASVVPALGAGRTVLLNAAIVVVTILVVGFADIPALIAGLVVLSWALWACWSNAWMLRVLRELQAAHADRAALALAEQRLGISRDLHDVLGRTLATIAVKSALAGELLARERAERAGQELAAIRGIAEEAGTTVRRVVRGEHHTSWDDEIAGARSLLASAGIACTVAGVPVPPECTQAFGLVVREAVTNLLRHSQATQVTISTTRGDGTLQLTVTNDGVTARRTDGTGSGLTALSDRLGALGGRLGSRVDGGWFVLDATVPAPDHRPVAHTSPASNADRAASEEEPA from the coding sequence ATGGACGACCGCCCCCTCCCGGCGGCGCACAAGTTCGAGACCTTCGTGCGCTGGTCGACCTACAGCGCGGTCGCGCTGCCCGTCGCGACGTTCCTCGGCAGCGCCCTGGTGGTGCGTGGCCCGATCGCCGCGGAACCGCTGCTCCAAGCCGGCGTCCTCACCGTCGCGCTCGTGCTGGCCGCCGGCAACGTCGTCGTGGCCCGGTGGAGCATCGACACCGTCACCGCGGCCCGGCGGCGGCCGGCCCGGCGCGAGCTCGCGGTCGCTGTGGGGTGGTTGACGACCCTGGCGGTCTTCGTCGTCGTGACCCCGCTGGCCCCGTTGCCGGGAATGCAGCTCACGGTCGTGGCAGGGATCGCCTCGGCCGCCGCGAGCGTCGTCCCCGCACTCGGGGCGGGCCGCACGGTGCTGCTCAACGCGGCCATCGTGGTGGTCACCATCCTCGTCGTCGGGTTCGCGGACATCCCTGCGCTGATCGCGGGCCTGGTCGTGCTCAGCTGGGCGTTGTGGGCCTGCTGGTCGAACGCCTGGATGCTGCGTGTCCTGAGGGAGCTGCAGGCCGCCCACGCCGACCGCGCCGCACTCGCACTGGCCGAGCAGCGGCTGGGGATCTCCCGCGATCTGCACGACGTCCTCGGGCGGACCCTGGCCACCATCGCGGTGAAGAGCGCTCTGGCCGGCGAGCTCCTCGCCCGCGAGCGCGCCGAGCGGGCCGGGCAGGAGCTCGCTGCCATCCGCGGCATCGCCGAGGAGGCGGGCACCACCGTGCGCCGCGTCGTGCGCGGCGAGCACCACACCAGCTGGGACGACGAGATCGCCGGGGCACGGTCGCTGCTCGCCTCCGCCGGCATCGCCTGCACCGTCGCCGGCGTCCCGGTCCCTCCCGAGTGCACGCAGGCCTTCGGTCTGGTGGTCCGCGAAGCCGTCACCAACCTGCTGCGCCACTCCCAGGCCACCCAGGTCACGATCAGCACCACCCGCGGCGACGGGACGCTGCAGCTCACCGTCACCAACGACGGCGTCACCGCCCGCCGCACCGACGGGACCGGGAGTGGCCTGACCGCCCTGTCAGACCGGCTCGGCGCGCTCGGTGGCCGGCTCGGCTCGCGAGTCGACGGTGGCTGGTTCGTCCTCGATGCCACCGTCCCTGCCCCCGACCACCGGCCCGTCGCCCACACGTCTCCCGCCTCGAACGCCGACCGTGCTGCATCGGAGGAGGAGCCCGCATGA
- a CDS encoding LysR family transcriptional regulator gives MELRQLRYALALAEHRHFGRAARSLGITQPTLSRRLAALEQELGTSLFDRTSDGVFPTAAGEVWTANARRVLAQVDRGADDARRAARGHRGTLRLAFVGSALVQLLPSLLARFRGTHPAIGLECMELASTHSTAALLAGTVDVAVSRGAPRGRGAETLTSVPVGHDQLVALCHRSHPFASQPAVTVDQLRGEPLVTTTGSEEPATVEHLDAVLDGRDPIHPTTSARDIHTITGLVACGVGIGLLPSCARALCRPETAVVEIRPALRLPDLCLVTRTDDDSPTVGAFLDVTAEHCPDVSTALRRRTAGGG, from the coding sequence GTGGAACTGCGCCAGCTGCGCTACGCCCTGGCGCTGGCCGAGCACCGGCACTTCGGGCGAGCCGCACGTTCCCTCGGCATCACACAGCCCACGCTGTCGCGCCGGCTCGCCGCGCTCGAGCAGGAGCTGGGCACCTCACTGTTCGACCGGACCTCCGACGGTGTGTTCCCGACCGCTGCCGGCGAGGTATGGACCGCCAACGCACGCCGGGTGCTCGCACAGGTCGACCGTGGCGCCGACGACGCCCGTCGCGCTGCACGGGGGCACCGAGGGACGCTGCGCCTGGCGTTCGTGGGGTCGGCGCTCGTCCAGTTGCTGCCTTCGCTGCTCGCCCGGTTCCGGGGGACGCACCCGGCGATCGGCCTCGAGTGCATGGAGCTCGCCAGCACGCACAGCACTGCGGCGCTGCTGGCCGGGACGGTCGACGTGGCGGTCTCGCGGGGCGCTCCTCGTGGCCGGGGCGCCGAGACCTTGACCTCGGTACCGGTCGGGCACGATCAACTCGTGGCCCTGTGCCACCGGTCCCACCCGTTCGCCTCACAGCCGGCGGTCACCGTCGATCAGCTTCGTGGGGAGCCCCTGGTGACGACCACAGGGAGCGAGGAGCCGGCGACCGTCGAGCATCTCGACGCCGTGCTCGACGGGCGCGACCCCATCCACCCCACGACCAGTGCCCGCGACATCCACACGATCACCGGCCTGGTCGCGTGTGGGGTCGGGATCGGGTTGCTGCCGTCGTGCGCCCGCGCGCTCTGCCGGCCGGAGACCGCCGTCGTCGAGATCCGGCCCGCACTGCGGCTGCCTGATCTCTGCCTCGTGACGCGCACCGACGACGACTCACCCACGGTCGGTGCATTCCTCGACGTGACCGCCGAGCACTGCCCCGACGTGAGCACCGCCCTGCGCCGCCGCACTGCCGGCGGCGGTTGA
- a CDS encoding IS3 family transposase — protein sequence MESFFSTLKTELVYRKSWRTREEAENELFAYIDGWYNTERIQARLGWSSPNEYEAIWRDRGEHPGRSPASPADGADPAPLS from the coding sequence ATGGAGAGCTTCTTCTCCACGCTCAAGACCGAGCTCGTCTACCGGAAATCGTGGCGGACCCGCGAGGAGGCCGAGAACGAGCTGTTCGCCTACATCGATGGTTGGTACAACACCGAACGCATACAGGCCCGACTCGGTTGGAGCTCACCGAATGAGTACGAGGCCATCTGGCGCGACCGGGGAGAGCATCCTGGACGATCACCCGCATCACCCGCCGACGGGGCCGACCCGGCCCCGCTCAGCTGA
- a CDS encoding CPBP family intramembrane glutamic endopeptidase translates to MEYHRVLAGEKRRIGRGVLAIVLLLAGLVVFPTVIGRAAAIIDVRLGNTPPILPGGTDYTPLYNAASMFSLALLIPWSMCIQRWLYGVRGASLHSVVSRFRFDVFGRALLVFGPVLVFVHVIGVLFTPAQETGWSQGDLVGVLLGVLLLTPLQAAGEEYGVRGLMFRVLGSWARGARAGLVVGVLVSAVLFTALHGSSDPYIILWYLVWWSGLALITWRTGGLEVAVVVVVHALINTVSLAMAPLMRADLAAELGDRSAGAVNAYQLVPTLTVVAITAAVWWCTRHSGPARAPGPRPIGSSTPPGPVPAR, encoded by the coding sequence GTGGAGTACCACCGGGTGCTGGCCGGGGAGAAGCGTCGTATCGGGCGCGGGGTCCTCGCGATCGTGCTCCTGCTCGCCGGCCTGGTCGTCTTCCCGACCGTCATCGGTCGGGCTGCGGCGATCATCGACGTCCGGCTGGGCAACACCCCGCCGATCCTGCCCGGCGGTACCGACTACACACCCCTCTACAACGCCGCCAGCATGTTCTCGCTGGCCCTGCTGATCCCCTGGAGCATGTGCATCCAGCGATGGCTCTACGGAGTACGCGGCGCCTCGCTGCACTCGGTGGTGTCCCGCTTCCGGTTCGACGTGTTCGGACGGGCACTGCTGGTCTTCGGCCCGGTACTGGTGTTCGTCCACGTGATCGGTGTGCTGTTCACACCGGCTCAGGAGACCGGCTGGTCACAGGGCGATCTGGTCGGTGTCCTGCTGGGGGTCCTGCTGCTCACGCCGCTGCAGGCCGCCGGGGAGGAGTACGGCGTGCGCGGGCTGATGTTCCGGGTCCTCGGGAGCTGGGCACGCGGTGCCCGAGCCGGGCTCGTCGTCGGGGTCCTGGTCTCCGCCGTGCTGTTCACCGCGCTGCACGGTTCGAGCGATCCGTACATCATCCTCTGGTACCTGGTGTGGTGGTCCGGGCTGGCCCTGATCACATGGCGCACCGGTGGGCTCGAGGTCGCGGTCGTGGTCGTGGTGCACGCACTGATCAACACGGTGAGTCTGGCCATGGCACCCCTCATGCGTGCCGATCTCGCCGCCGAGCTGGGTGACCGGTCGGCCGGAGCTGTGAACGCCTACCAGCTGGTACCGACGCTCACGGTCGTGGCGATCACCGCAGCCGTGTGGTGGTGCACCCGCCACAGCGGCCCTGCCCGGGCCCCCGGTCCTCGCCCGATCGGCTCGTCGACCCCGCCGGGACCGGTGCCTGCGAGATGA
- a CDS encoding DedA family protein, producing MTVPDALSAVAGTLGSGVLLVAALVLVAEAGLLVGVVLPGISVTVGLGVLAGTGTVPLPAAAVAAVTASVAGPSLGYWRARRAGVRPLHDDARVPPPARRVLRLAESRPAVAVAVGQWFAVARTLVPRLAGHVLAYPRFLLVSVPVAAAWSSATFTLGTLLAAGSEAAARIVSVQEIVAWALLGLLVAAAAWTAVRMVRGRR from the coding sequence GTGACCGTCCCGGACGCCCTGTCCGCCGTCGCCGGGACGCTCGGCTCCGGGGTGCTACTGGTGGCGGCGCTCGTCCTGGTCGCCGAGGCGGGGCTGCTCGTCGGCGTGGTGCTCCCCGGGATCAGCGTGACCGTCGGGCTCGGCGTGCTGGCCGGTACCGGCACGGTGCCACTGCCCGCCGCGGCCGTCGCCGCCGTGACCGCGTCGGTCGCGGGCCCCAGCCTCGGCTACTGGCGGGCCCGCCGGGCGGGCGTCCGGCCGCTGCACGACGACGCCCGGGTCCCGCCACCCGCCCGCCGGGTCCTCCGGCTCGCCGAGTCCCGGCCCGCGGTGGCCGTCGCGGTCGGACAGTGGTTCGCCGTGGCCAGGACGCTGGTGCCCCGGCTGGCCGGACACGTCCTGGCGTACCCGCGGTTCCTGCTGGTCAGCGTGCCGGTGGCGGCGGCGTGGTCGTCGGCGACGTTCACGCTCGGCACGCTGCTGGCCGCGGGGTCGGAGGCGGCGGCGCGGATCGTGTCGGTGCAGGAGATCGTGGCGTGGGCGCTGCTGGGGCTGCTCGTGGCCGCGGCGGCCTGGACCGCCGTCCGGATGGTGCGGGGTCGCCGGTAG
- a CDS encoding class F sortase, which translates to MSPAPSRRRPTALLVAAVLAVAGAVLVVVAALGGGPPAPAAETGPLDTGAVGAVGTVPADARPAGAVLPPSPPASISIPAIGVESVVNEVGLAPDGTLEVPQPGPLYDQAAWYRGSAAPGFRGPSVILGHVDSAAEGPSVFYDLGRIKPGQEIVVKRDDGIAATFRVDDVRSFPKDAFPSQSVYGATDRAELRLITCSGSFAEDTGSYRDNTIVFAHLVGSAGP; encoded by the coding sequence ATGTCTCCCGCACCGTCACGGCGCCGCCCGACCGCCCTGCTCGTCGCGGCCGTGCTCGCCGTCGCGGGGGCCGTACTGGTCGTCGTGGCCGCGCTCGGTGGTGGTCCGCCCGCCCCGGCGGCCGAGACCGGTCCGTTGGACACCGGTGCCGTCGGCGCCGTCGGTACCGTCCCGGCCGACGCCCGGCCGGCCGGTGCGGTCCTCCCACCGTCCCCTCCGGCGTCGATCTCGATCCCGGCGATCGGCGTGGAGTCCGTGGTCAACGAGGTCGGCCTCGCCCCGGACGGCACCCTCGAGGTGCCACAGCCAGGACCGCTGTACGACCAGGCAGCCTGGTATCGCGGTTCCGCAGCGCCGGGTTTCCGCGGCCCGTCCGTCATTCTCGGACACGTCGACTCGGCCGCGGAGGGTCCGTCGGTCTTCTACGATCTGGGACGGATCAAGCCCGGTCAGGAAATCGTCGTGAAACGCGACGACGGAATTGCCGCCACATTCCGGGTCGACGACGTCCGGTCGTTCCCGAAGGACGCTTTTCCGTCACAGAGCGTGTACGGCGCGACCGACCGTGCCGAGCTCCGGCTGATCACCTGCAGCGGCTCGTTCGCCGAGGACACCGGCAGCTACCGGGACAACACGATCGTCTTCGCGCACCTGGTCGGCAGCGCGGGCCCGTGA
- a CDS encoding NUDIX domain-containing protein — protein sequence MTEQLISVVGRRSARAILIDECGHLVLIKRIKPDLPPYWTAPGGGVEETDASVKAALGRELAEELGATAADLSQVFLFSSLSNSGVSVQHFFVARLMELDRSARTGEEFTDGSRGGYETDRIDLRSDDLKAVDLKPSELKEFVLANRVALLAEVGAIG from the coding sequence ATGACGGAGCAGTTGATTTCCGTGGTCGGACGACGGTCGGCCCGGGCCATCCTGATTGACGAATGTGGCCACTTGGTGCTCATCAAGCGCATCAAGCCGGATCTGCCGCCGTACTGGACAGCGCCGGGTGGCGGTGTCGAGGAGACCGATGCTTCTGTCAAGGCCGCGCTGGGACGTGAGCTTGCGGAGGAACTGGGCGCGACCGCCGCTGATCTGTCCCAGGTCTTCCTGTTCAGCTCACTCTCGAACAGCGGGGTGTCGGTACAACACTTCTTCGTCGCCCGGCTGATGGAATTGGACAGGTCGGCTCGCACCGGTGAGGAGTTCACAGACGGCTCTCGTGGGGGCTATGAGACCGACCGGATCGACTTGCGCAGTGACGATCTGAAAGCCGTCGACCTCAAGCCGTCGGAGCTCAAGGAGTTCGTGCTCGCGAACCGTGTGGCCTTGCTGGCCGAGGTCGGGGCTATCGGCTGA
- a CDS encoding VOC family protein: MKVTWEVLTIEVGDPSASARWWAETVGWDVVSESSAGVEVRSPDGTGTGLFFVLTAEPKAEKNRLHLDLYAEDQGATAQRLVERGAERVDVGQSPDAEWIVLRDPDGHEFCLLEPRND, from the coding sequence GTGAAGGTGACCTGGGAGGTACTGACCATCGAGGTCGGCGACCCCTCCGCGTCCGCGCGGTGGTGGGCGGAGACCGTGGGGTGGGACGTCGTCTCGGAGTCCTCGGCGGGCGTCGAGGTCCGCTCGCCGGACGGGACCGGGACCGGCCTCTTCTTCGTGCTCACCGCCGAGCCGAAGGCGGAGAAGAACCGGCTCCACCTGGACCTCTATGCGGAGGACCAGGGCGCGACGGCGCAGCGCCTGGTCGAGCGCGGGGCGGAGCGGGTGGACGTCGGGCAGTCGCCGGACGCGGAGTGGATCGTCCTCAGGGATCCGGACGGCCACGAGTTCTGCCTGCTGGAGCCACGGAACGACTGA